The Cannabis sativa cultivar Pink pepper isolate KNU-18-1 chromosome 8, ASM2916894v1, whole genome shotgun sequence genomic interval GCTTTTGAACTTATCTATGTAAACATACAGGATAACCTAGCCATATCTAGCTAGGCTTTCTCTCATAAAAATTTTGTTGGGTGGGGTTCTTGATGAAGAGAAAtgtctatacatatatattattaaatgatgTAGTTGGAATTTTATAAATAggaaaaacaaaaaggaaacaaaTTATGGGATAATCATTCCAAATGGAAAAAGGTAAGGAATTAGCTTTCCCGGACCGGACCTCATCATATGTGTCATCATGCACCTATGCCTTCCATCTTCCATAACACTCACAcatcccttttttttttccttcttcccCTATTCctctcgctctctctctctctctctctctctctctctctctctctctctctctctctctctctctctctctctctctctctctctctctctctctctctctctctctctctctctctctctctctctcaatacTTTAACTTTTCACCGCCTCTTCCAACATATtgacattattatattattatattcccTCCTAAAAAGTAGATACTTAAAATGACTGCTAAACCTTATTAAtttagaggaagagagagagagaaagaaaaagatccAATCTTGCATTATTATTTTCCCTTAGTTTTAATTCTCTGTTAATATATTAGCTAGCTAGGTTGAAGAAAAAAACCACCCatccacacacacacatatatataatactatCTCCTCATTTCTCTTTGgtttttcttaatatctcatCATCTTAACACAACACAGCAGTGTCCTTTCTTGATCAGCTAGCTTGTCTTTATCTTCTCTCTTCTCATCAGTACTGTCTTATATACAAATAAATCCAGTCAAATCTGAGATCATCAACAGAGCTTGCTTAGTTATAAGCTTATTTCTGATGCTTCCAAAAATGGTTGATCAAGAAACAATTATTCCAAATGGGTTTTCCCAAATTAACCCTCTTCTTCAAGGAtctaataataacaacaacaacatcaacCCTCCTCCtttgaaaaagaagagaaaCCTTCCCGGAACTCCAGGTaagctcttcttcttcttcttcacacacacatatatatatacataaagatttatttatgtatactaatattattattgttgttgaatTTGCAGATCCTGAAGCTGAGGTGATAGCCTTGTCGCCGAAGACTTTAATGGCGACGAACAGATTCTTGTGTGAGATATGTGGGAAGGGGTTTCAGAGAGATCAAAACCTTCAACTCCATAGGAGAGGGCACAACCTGCCATGGAAGCTGAAGCAGCGAAGCAGTAAAGAGCCTAAGAAGAGAGTTTACGTTTGCCCTGAAAAGACATGCGTACACCACCATCCTTCCAGGGCTTTAGGAGACTTGACTGGTATTAAGAAGCACTTCTGTAGAAAACACGGAGAGAAGAAGTGGAAGTGTGAGAAGTGTTCAAAGAGATATGCCGTACAATCCGATTGGAAAGCCCACTCTAAGACTTGTGGAACTAGAGAGTACAAATGTGATTGTGGAACTCTTTTTTCACGGTATATTCACTACTACTAACTACTACTCTACCTTCTCTTCATTTTTAATTCATCGTTAATTACAGTAAATATATAATAGTAGCAATACTGAAATTGtagataaattaattaaaacttgTTTAATTAGCTAGTTATAGAGAAGGAGTAGTGAATTAGTATGTACACATAATACgacaaaactatatatatttatgatcttTCTTTTGTATGGTCTATAAGTATTTATTAGGATGAGTTTGTTATATAAGTGTATTATTAATGTTGTCTCTAttttaattgaatatatatataagatatagCATTAAGAATCTTTAACTTCATCAAAACCTAGGTCAATATCTCTCTTCTTTGAATTTATATTAATGTAGTGATATCTTTTAATTCTATCATTGTACTTATGTTTTTCGGTTGTGTGTGGCACTGGCAGGCGAGACAGTTTCATAACTCACAGGGCATTCTGTGATGCATTAGCTGAAGAAACAGCAAGAGTAAAAGCAGCCTCAGACATGAACATAATAAATCCGATAATGGGAGCAGCAGCAGCTGGAAACCTCGCTTATCATTTCATTTCAGGACCAAATAATAACAACATGACACAACATTTCCACTCTGTTTTCAAACCAAtaatatcatcatcatcatcatcacccaATGATAATCATCATCACGAGGCCGCAAGAAGCCAACAACTATCTCTATGGATGAGTGACCAGCATGATCAAACACTACTTATCTCATCACCAAACAACAACAGTAATGCCTTATTCCACGATCATCATCAAATtcgtcatcatcatcaccaacaTCAACATCAACTTGGTAATTCGTCGACAGTGAGTT includes:
- the LOC115698715 gene encoding zinc finger protein MAGPIE — its product is MLPKMVDQETIIPNGFSQINPLLQGSNNNNNNINPPPLKKKRNLPGTPDPEAEVIALSPKTLMATNRFLCEICGKGFQRDQNLQLHRRGHNLPWKLKQRSSKEPKKRVYVCPEKTCVHHHPSRALGDLTGIKKHFCRKHGEKKWKCEKCSKRYAVQSDWKAHSKTCGTREYKCDCGTLFSRRDSFITHRAFCDALAEETARVKAASDMNIINPIMGAAAAGNLAYHFISGPNNNNMTQHFHSVFKPIISSSSSSPNDNHHHEAARSQQLSLWMSDQHDQTLLISSPNNNSNALFHDHHQIRHHHHQHQHQLGNSSTVSSASEMFGTSTTTDNNPLVSCTTSSSNLPPPSDYHHQQQQQQFNWVFGSGNTTNTNTNNKMSSNSNTNTATTINHHHHHHELAMAINKEGGGGSSAQLVTVPSLYSNQLSTPSAAANMSATALLQKAAQIGATSSVDSSFLGSFGLKCNNNSNSSTITTQLQDGNNINKSCGLYGSTTPISRVVSNNNNNNNNNVDNSEGEIFQIYPPAAKRKYVQMSSNTDQDQVGGKTRDFLGVGSGGGGGGGVQTICHPAVATAAASINGWI